A portion of the Cryptomeria japonica chromosome 5, Sugi_1.0, whole genome shotgun sequence genome contains these proteins:
- the LOC131027180 gene encoding importin beta-like SAD2 homolog isoform X3, translating to MGASTSKETFDFNSLRTLYFTHRSFISIRTSVYWATLNKTEHHLGKLTEDLPRNQFPGFPLVFSPSIGESYDEAAPGYKPYRQKDGALLAIEVLFDKLKQTEPYKCQPEQMLVQHAFPEFGSQVDHSSAKF from the exons ATGGGAGCTTCCACGAGTAAGGAGACATTCGATTTCAATTCGCTCAGAACCCTTTACTTCACTCACCGATCTTTCATCTCTATCCGAACGTCAGTTTACTGGGCCACTCTTAATAAGACGGAGCACCATTTGGGGAAATTGACGGAGGATCTGCCGCGGAATCAATTTCCAGGGTTTCCTTTAGTATTTTCGCCGTCAATTGGTGAAAG CTATGATGAGGCAGCTCCAGGCTACAAACCATATAGACAGAAAGATGGTGCTCTTTTAGCTATTGAGGTCTTATTTGATAAGCTGAAGCAGACTGAGCCATATAAATGTCAGCCGGAACAAATGCTAGTGCAGCATGCATTTCCTGAGTTTGGAAGCCAAGTTGATCATTCGAGCGCAAAG TTCTAG
- the LOC131027180 gene encoding importin beta-like SAD2 isoform X1 — MGASTSKETFDFNSLRTLYFTHRSFISIRTSVYWATLNKTEHHLGKLTEDLPRNQFPGFPLVFSPSIGESYDEAAPGYKPYRQKDGALLAIEVLFDKLKQTEPYKCQPEQMLVQHAFPEFGSQVDHSSAKDLKIDLLFITVLDEALYSIFHYTGIGSWQKI; from the exons ATGGGAGCTTCCACGAGTAAGGAGACATTCGATTTCAATTCGCTCAGAACCCTTTACTTCACTCACCGATCTTTCATCTCTATCCGAACGTCAGTTTACTGGGCCACTCTTAATAAGACGGAGCACCATTTGGGGAAATTGACGGAGGATCTGCCGCGGAATCAATTTCCAGGGTTTCCTTTAGTATTTTCGCCGTCAATTGGTGAAAG CTATGATGAGGCAGCTCCAGGCTACAAACCATATAGACAGAAAGATGGTGCTCTTTTAGCTATTGAGGTCTTATTTGATAAGCTGAAGCAGACTGAGCCATATAAATGTCAGCCGGAACAAATGCTAGTGCAGCATGCATTTCCTGAGTTTGGAAGCCAAGTTGATCATTCGAGCGCAAAG GATCTCAAAATTGATTTATTATTCATTACAGTTCTAGATGAAGCACTGTATAGCATTTTCCATTACACGGGTATTGGAAGTTGGCAGAAAATTTGA
- the LOC131027180 gene encoding importin beta-like SAD2 isoform X2: MRHFKSNIYQLFKPQLDILLFEIIFLLRASIITMRLWLEDPHEYVRKDFCYDEAAPGYKPYRQKDGALLAIEVLFDKLKQTEPYKCQPEQMLVQHAFPEFGSQVDHSSAKDLKIDLLFITVLDEALYSIFHYTGIGSWQKI, encoded by the exons ATGAGG CATTTCAAGTCCAATATATATCAACTTTTTAAACCACAACTTGATATATTGCTTTTTGAAATAATCTTCCTTTTACGTGCTTCAATAATAACGATGAGACTCTGGCTTGAAGACCCTCATGAATATGTCAGGAAAGATTTTTG CTATGATGAGGCAGCTCCAGGCTACAAACCATATAGACAGAAAGATGGTGCTCTTTTAGCTATTGAGGTCTTATTTGATAAGCTGAAGCAGACTGAGCCATATAAATGTCAGCCGGAACAAATGCTAGTGCAGCATGCATTTCCTGAGTTTGGAAGCCAAGTTGATCATTCGAGCGCAAAG GATCTCAAAATTGATTTATTATTCATTACAGTTCTAGATGAAGCACTGTATAGCATTTTCCATTACACGGGTATTGGAAGTTGGCAGAAAATTTGA
- the LOC131027180 gene encoding importin beta-like SAD2 isoform X5: protein MRLWLEDPHEYVRKDFCYDEAAPGYKPYRQKDGALLAIEVLFDKLKQTEPYKCQPEQMLVQHAFPEFGSQVDHSSAKDLKIDLLFITVLDEALYSIFHYTGIGSWQKI, encoded by the exons ATGAGACTCTGGCTTGAAGACCCTCATGAATATGTCAGGAAAGATTTTTG CTATGATGAGGCAGCTCCAGGCTACAAACCATATAGACAGAAAGATGGTGCTCTTTTAGCTATTGAGGTCTTATTTGATAAGCTGAAGCAGACTGAGCCATATAAATGTCAGCCGGAACAAATGCTAGTGCAGCATGCATTTCCTGAGTTTGGAAGCCAAGTTGATCATTCGAGCGCAAAG GATCTCAAAATTGATTTATTATTCATTACAGTTCTAGATGAAGCACTGTATAGCATTTTCCATTACACGGGTATTGGAAGTTGGCAGAAAATTTGA
- the LOC131027180 gene encoding importin beta-like SAD2 isoform X4 — MEKKISRDSFPLLGIFFFSYDEAAPGYKPYRQKDGALLAIEVLFDKLKQTEPYKCQPEQMLVQHAFPEFGSQVDHSSAKDLKIDLLFITVLDEALYSIFHYTGIGSWQKI, encoded by the exons ATGGAAAAGAAAATCTCCAGGGATTCCTTTCCTTtgttaggaattttttttttcag CTATGATGAGGCAGCTCCAGGCTACAAACCATATAGACAGAAAGATGGTGCTCTTTTAGCTATTGAGGTCTTATTTGATAAGCTGAAGCAGACTGAGCCATATAAATGTCAGCCGGAACAAATGCTAGTGCAGCATGCATTTCCTGAGTTTGGAAGCCAAGTTGATCATTCGAGCGCAAAG GATCTCAAAATTGATTTATTATTCATTACAGTTCTAGATGAAGCACTGTATAGCATTTTCCATTACACGGGTATTGGAAGTTGGCAGAAAATTTGA